From the Bacteroidota bacterium genome, one window contains:
- the eno gene encoding phosphopyruvate hydratase: MSFISHIQARQILDSRGNPTIEVDVITDSGALGRAAVPSGASTGTHEAVELRDGDKKAYLGKGVLTAVNNVNTKIREALIGESVFEQNLVDQAMIDLDGTENKGNLGANAILGVSLALAKAAAIESNQPLFRYVGGVNANTLPIPMMNIINGGSHADNSIDFQEFMIMPVGAENFTNAIRMGTEVFHHLKNVLKAKGYSTNVGDEGGFAPNLKSNEEAIQVVMQAIEKAGYKPGEDIFIAMDAASSEFYLADEKVYHFKKSSGDKLSSSQMVSFWEDWTKKYPLISIEDGLAEDDWDGWKKQTEVLGDKVQLVGDDLFVTNVNRLKQGIDNGIANSILVKVNQIGSLTETINAVSMANNASYTAVMSHRSGETEDSTIADLAVALNTGQIKTGSASRSDRIAKYNQLLRIEEMLGSSARYLGKSFKYAR, translated from the coding sequence ATGAGTTTTATATCGCATATACAAGCACGTCAAATACTTGATTCGAGAGGCAATCCGACTATAGAGGTGGATGTTATTACCGATTCTGGAGCCTTAGGTAGAGCAGCTGTCCCATCAGGCGCTTCAACAGGAACGCATGAAGCGGTGGAGTTGAGAGACGGTGATAAAAAGGCTTATCTTGGAAAAGGTGTGCTAACTGCAGTAAATAATGTGAATACCAAAATTCGCGAGGCATTAATCGGAGAATCGGTATTTGAACAGAACTTGGTTGATCAGGCAATGATTGACTTGGATGGCACTGAAAACAAAGGAAACTTAGGGGCTAACGCAATTTTAGGTGTATCATTAGCTCTGGCAAAAGCTGCTGCTATAGAAAGCAACCAACCCTTGTTTCGCTACGTAGGTGGCGTAAATGCCAATACTTTGCCCATACCCATGATGAACATTATTAATGGGGGTTCTCATGCTGATAATAGCATAGATTTTCAGGAATTTATGATTATGCCGGTAGGAGCGGAGAATTTCACGAATGCTATCCGAATGGGTACTGAAGTTTTTCATCACCTTAAAAATGTATTGAAAGCAAAGGGATACAGCACAAATGTTGGGGATGAGGGAGGTTTTGCACCCAATTTGAAATCGAATGAAGAAGCGATTCAAGTGGTGATGCAAGCGATTGAAAAGGCAGGATATAAACCCGGTGAAGATATTTTTATTGCGATGGATGCGGCATCTAGCGAGTTTTATTTGGCGGATGAAAAGGTATATCACTTTAAAAAATCAAGTGGTGATAAACTTTCTTCTTCGCAAATGGTTTCCTTTTGGGAAGATTGGACAAAAAAATATCCATTGATTTCAATTGAAGATGGCTTAGCAGAAGACGATTGGGATGGATGGAAAAAGCAAACCGAAGTATTGGGTGATAAAGTACAATTGGTAGGTGACGATTTATTTGTAACCAACGTAAATCGCTTGAAGCAAGGAATTGACAATGGTATTGCAAACTCCATCCTTGTAAAAGTAAACCAAATTGGTTCCTTAACGGAGACGATTAACGCGGTAAGTATGGCGAATAATGCATCTTACACTGCAGTTATGAGTCACCGCAGTGGAGAAACGGAGGATTCAACTATTGCAGATTTAGCGGTGGCATTGAATACCGGTCAAATTAAGACTGGTTCAGCCTCACGTTCCGACAGGATTGCGAAATACAATCAGTTGTTGCGTATTGAAGAAATGTTGGGAAGCAGTGCCCGCTATTTGGGCAAGAGTTTTAAATACGCACGATAA
- the gldM gene encoding gliding motility protein GldM, with protein sequence MSAKGTPRQKMIGMMYLVLTALLALNVSKEILDSFIIVNDGLEKTNENFSKKNEKVYSDFEAANTKDPKKTGPYYERAKKAQKISNDLVKYIKQIKTKLLSETDKITMDAADTMHLEYLQSKDNYTVPSEIMIGSNPESPKKGDFTAADLKAKINAARADFIKLFDNPPGQEIFLPVVKQQMESKLGLKTPDPKPKEGEVRTWETTNFEHIPLAAIITILSGIQADAKNAEADVVNQLFQSVKGQDFTFDKLSAKVIAKSSYVIAGDEYTADVLLVASNSTTNPKIIVGDTSKLKTGGEGKELPVEGGLGKYVIRTSAEGLQKWSGVIKVEKPGRPGEFDSYPFTSEYQVAKPAAAVSPTKMNVFYIGVDNPVDISAAGVAPENIVANLAGNGGTLTKVSSGKYNVRVVSGSNKCTISVGAKMGTTTRPMGTPFEFRVKQLPTPVAYIGGTNGGPIKKGLLIAAGNVIPKMESFDFDLKILITGFRMSVTGKGGMIQEKTSPNGALTSEMISMIQALPSNQKVYFEDIKAKMPDGTTRGLNTIILKVN encoded by the coding sequence ATGTCAGCAAAAGGAACCCCAAGGCAGAAGATGATTGGTATGATGTATTTAGTGTTAACAGCCTTGTTAGCACTAAACGTTTCAAAAGAAATTTTGGATTCATTCATAATCGTTAACGATGGCTTGGAAAAAACCAATGAGAATTTTTCAAAGAAAAATGAAAAAGTCTACAGTGACTTCGAAGCCGCAAATACCAAGGATCCTAAAAAAACAGGGCCTTATTACGAGCGTGCAAAAAAGGCTCAAAAGATTTCTAATGATTTGGTAAAATACATTAAGCAAATCAAAACAAAATTGTTATCTGAAACGGATAAAATTACAATGGATGCTGCAGATACAATGCATTTAGAGTATTTGCAATCCAAAGACAATTACACCGTTCCATCTGAAATCATGATTGGCAGTAACCCTGAAAGTCCTAAAAAGGGCGATTTTACAGCTGCTGATTTGAAAGCAAAAATTAATGCTGCACGTGCTGATTTTATTAAGTTGTTTGACAATCCTCCCGGGCAAGAAATTTTCTTACCGGTTGTAAAACAGCAAATGGAATCAAAATTGGGTTTGAAAACTCCGGATCCGAAACCAAAAGAAGGAGAAGTAAGAACGTGGGAGACTACCAACTTCGAACATATTCCTTTGGCTGCAATTATTACTATTTTATCCGGAATTCAAGCAGATGCTAAGAATGCTGAAGCAGATGTTGTGAATCAATTGTTTCAATCGGTAAAGGGTCAAGATTTTACTTTTGATAAGTTGTCTGCTAAAGTAATTGCAAAATCAAGCTATGTGATTGCAGGAGATGAGTATACCGCAGATGTATTATTAGTTGCATCAAATTCAACTACTAATCCAAAAATAATTGTTGGTGATACTTCAAAATTAAAAACAGGTGGTGAAGGGAAAGAATTACCGGTTGAAGGTGGTCTTGGAAAATATGTGATTAGAACAAGCGCTGAAGGTTTGCAAAAATGGAGTGGGGTAATTAAAGTTGAGAAACCAGGACGTCCTGGTGAGTTTGATTCCTATCCATTTACTTCTGAGTATCAAGTGGCTAAGCCAGCAGCAGCAGTTTCACCAACTAAAATGAATGTATTTTACATTGGAGTAGATAACCCGGTGGATATTAGTGCTGCCGGTGTTGCTCCAGAAAATATAGTTGCTAATTTGGCGGGTAATGGAGGTACATTAACCAAAGTTAGCAGCGGTAAGTATAATGTTAGGGTTGTTAGTGGCTCAAATAAATGCACTATTAGTGTGGGCGCTAAAATGGGAACAACCACAAGACCTATGGGAACACCTTTTGAGTTTAGAGTTAAGCAATTACCAACTCCAGTTGCATATATAGGCGGAACAAATGGAGGACCAATCAAAAAGGGATTATTAATTGCGGCGGGTAATGTTATACCCAAAATGGAATCTTTTGATTTTGATTTGAAAATTCTTATTACAGGTTTTAGAATGAGTGTTACAGGTAAGGGCGGAATGATTCAAGAAAAGACTTCACCCAATGGTGCGTTAACTTCTGAGATGATTTCGATGATTCAAGCCCTTCCAAGCAATCAAAAAGTATATTTTGAGGATATTAAAGCTAAAATGCCTGATGGAACAACAAGAGGGCTAAATACCATTATATTAAAAGTTAACTAA
- a CDS encoding PKD domain-containing protein codes for MKRKILFSMLLAFLSFSAARAQCYAGFVYYNAPGSTTVNFYDSSMVTLGSITGYSWDFGDNSNGTGANPVHSYNSVGTYGVMLTITTSTGCNSTYYDTVWVGVPQCNMYAYISHAQLVQTLTANVVGGTPPYTYNWTITGGTGQSTQAFSPGVYCVTITDMMGCVTQSCYSVTSNSTCQASFLTQTTPGSSTVSFTDSSSTSIGTISSYTWSFGDGGNAYIANPTHTYNSIGTYLVTLTINTSNGCSSTDWDTVYVGTQACNLTANLSYDTQNGFLNAQVNNSTGPYTYIWSPSVGLSNPTISNPAVSVTFPTTYCVTITDTNGCTYQGCIVASPAYTDTICGNVFNDVNGNGIQDSTELPGYGYLTIYGNNSQYYAYVDSSTGHYTAAVPSGTYSIWFCTMGTLSSFSIPADDSSGCAFYNNVVISGGGMHCGYNFGIQYNQGFIEGDIFVDANNNGLFDSNESAIPYQSVHAGNYWGYTNQYGHYQLTVLPGTYTVSFSPSGIYAGYALSTPSSYSCTVTNSSTSSNNNFGIYVIPGSTNLSVSIIPHTTVTPGFPSWYDIYVNNVGANATTATLTMQYDAALNFTNATPTQTSVNTSTKTISWNIPLMAPGTSRSFYVRFTANIGITLGASTLEFVDVVANNGIDVNLSNNFDSVHQTITGSWDPNNKLVVSSNYNDPTYQVISSVNPNQTIDYTINFQNTGNAPAVNVSVLDDLSADLDASSFVLLGASHTANVSRNGNHLSFVFPNIMLEDSTHNEPASHGFINFRVNANAGLSAGHTILDKADIYFDFNAPVATNDANLLLINPLGIPAVNAADAGFISPNPIRDFFTVNLTLSSMADVNCTVRSIDGRVVKQLVFNNQTSGAKSLRVDASDLSEGVYMIEFTDGKKIRIIKAVKTK; via the coding sequence ATGAAAAGAAAAATTTTATTCTCGATGCTCCTTGCATTTCTTTCCTTTAGTGCAGCCAGAGCCCAATGCTATGCCGGATTTGTATATTACAATGCGCCGGGATCAACTACTGTTAACTTTTACGATTCGAGTATGGTGACCCTAGGTTCCATTACCGGATATTCGTGGGACTTTGGGGATAATTCGAATGGGACAGGTGCAAACCCGGTTCATTCTTACAATTCAGTTGGAACCTATGGAGTGATGTTGACCATAACTACAAGTACGGGTTGCAACAGTACCTATTATGATACCGTTTGGGTAGGTGTACCGCAATGTAATATGTATGCTTACATTTCACATGCTCAATTGGTGCAAACCTTAACTGCGAATGTGGTTGGTGGGACACCTCCTTATACCTATAATTGGACAATTACCGGTGGAACAGGCCAATCTACTCAGGCATTTAGTCCAGGTGTGTATTGCGTAACCATAACAGATATGATGGGATGTGTAACTCAATCTTGCTATTCTGTAACTTCTAATTCAACTTGTCAGGCTTCATTTTTAACTCAAACAACACCAGGAAGTTCTACTGTTAGTTTTACTGATAGCAGCAGTACCTCAATTGGCACTATTTCATCTTATACCTGGAGTTTTGGGGATGGCGGGAATGCATATATTGCAAATCCAACACACACATACAATTCAATAGGAACTTATTTGGTTACTTTAACTATTAACACCAGCAATGGATGTAGTAGTACTGATTGGGATACAGTATATGTGGGAACTCAAGCTTGCAACCTGACTGCAAATTTAAGTTATGATACGCAAAATGGTTTTTTAAATGCGCAGGTGAATAATAGCACTGGTCCATACACCTATATTTGGTCGCCTTCCGTTGGATTAAGCAATCCAACAATTTCTAATCCGGCTGTTTCTGTTACTTTTCCAACAACTTATTGTGTTACCATTACAGATACGAATGGATGTACATATCAGGGATGTATTGTTGCTAGCCCTGCATATACAGATACTATTTGTGGAAATGTGTTTAATGATGTAAACGGAAATGGAATTCAAGATTCAACTGAATTACCGGGCTATGGCTATTTAACTATTTATGGAAATAATAGTCAGTATTATGCTTATGTGGATAGCAGCACCGGGCATTACACGGCAGCAGTGCCTTCAGGAACCTACTCTATTTGGTTTTGTACAATGGGTACATTAAGTTCCTTTAGTATCCCAGCTGATGATTCAAGTGGTTGTGCTTTTTATAATAATGTAGTTATAAGTGGTGGCGGAATGCATTGCGGTTATAATTTTGGTATACAGTACAATCAAGGTTTTATAGAGGGAGATATTTTTGTAGATGCTAATAATAATGGATTGTTTGATTCGAATGAATCAGCCATTCCTTATCAAAGTGTGCATGCAGGAAATTATTGGGGATATACCAATCAGTATGGGCATTATCAACTCACAGTATTGCCGGGAACCTATACTGTTTCGTTTTCGCCAAGTGGAATTTATGCAGGATATGCACTTTCAACACCTTCTTCTTATAGCTGCACTGTTACGAATAGCTCAACATCTTCCAATAATAATTTTGGTATTTATGTCATTCCCGGTTCTACTAATTTATCGGTTAGCATTATTCCGCATACTACCGTAACACCAGGCTTTCCTTCTTGGTATGACATTTATGTAAATAATGTGGGAGCAAATGCTACTACAGCAACCCTCACGATGCAGTATGATGCTGCGTTAAATTTTACGAATGCAACTCCTACACAAACGTCAGTTAATACAAGCACCAAAACAATTTCTTGGAATATTCCATTAATGGCGCCGGGAACAAGCCGTAGCTTTTATGTGCGTTTTACTGCAAATATTGGAATTACACTCGGTGCTTCAACACTTGAGTTTGTAGATGTTGTTGCGAATAATGGAATTGATGTAAACCTTTCAAACAATTTTGATTCGGTGCATCAAACCATAACGGGTTCTTGGGATCCTAATAATAAATTGGTTGTCTCCAGCAATTACAACGACCCAACGTATCAGGTAATTTCAAGTGTAAATCCGAATCAAACTATCGACTATACCATTAATTTTCAAAATACTGGGAATGCGCCTGCTGTGAATGTTTCGGTATTGGATGATTTATCGGCCGATTTGGATGCTTCCAGTTTTGTATTGTTGGGAGCTAGTCATACAGCGAATGTTAGCCGCAATGGAAATCATTTGAGTTTTGTTTTTCCTAATATAATGCTTGAAGATTCTACGCACAATGAGCCTGCGAGTCATGGATTTATTAATTTTAGAGTGAATGCTAACGCCGGATTAAGCGCCGGTCATACTATATTGGATAAGGCAGATATTTATTTTGATTTTAATGCTCCGGTTGCCACTAACGATGCTAATTTGCTCTTGATAAATCCTCTGGGAATTCCAGCAGTGAATGCAGCAGATGCAGGATTTATTTCACCTAACCCTATCCGTGATTTCTTTACAGTTAACTTAACGCTAAGCTCAATGGCAGATGTAAACTGTACGGTTAGAAGCATTGATGGAAGAGTGGTAAAACAACTTGTATTCAACAACCAAACCAGTGGTGCAAAATCATTGCGGGTGGATGCTTCTGATTTATCGGAAGGGGTTTATATGATTGAGTTTACTGACGGAAAAAAGATACGAATTATTAAAGCAGTGAAAACGAAATAA
- the gldN gene encoding gliding motility protein GldN: MTKIKLGLIIAGLFFSLVVTKQSLAQTNVLDGVYVKEHSPERKVIPYTYLREADVQWSRRIWRRIDLREKKNHPLYFPIEKINNRKSIVQVILDGILNDGTITAYDGADDEFKKPLTKSEVQGLLAGKIDTQYVDDPDNPGNLIPKVINNPFKPESIKKIDIKEDWFFDKQRSVMDVRIIGLCCLLDVIEDDGVTVRGQKPLFWIYFPETRYVFANSEVFNRNNDAERRTFEDIFWKRDFASYVLKESNVYDRYINSYKTGMDALLEAEKIKENIFNYEHDMWEY, from the coding sequence ATGACTAAAATAAAATTAGGATTAATTATCGCTGGTTTATTTTTTTCTTTAGTTGTGACAAAGCAAAGTTTAGCTCAAACGAATGTTTTGGATGGTGTTTACGTTAAAGAGCATTCACCAGAAAGGAAGGTTATTCCCTATACCTATTTGCGTGAAGCGGATGTTCAATGGTCAAGAAGGATTTGGAGACGAATAGATTTAAGAGAAAAAAAGAATCACCCACTTTATTTTCCTATTGAAAAAATCAATAACCGCAAAAGTATTGTTCAGGTAATTCTAGATGGTATTTTAAATGACGGTACAATAACTGCTTATGATGGTGCAGACGATGAATTTAAGAAACCATTAACAAAATCAGAGGTACAAGGTCTGCTAGCTGGTAAAATTGATACGCAATATGTCGATGATCCGGATAATCCGGGTAACCTTATTCCCAAGGTGATTAATAATCCATTTAAGCCTGAAAGTATCAAAAAGATTGACATTAAAGAGGATTGGTTTTTTGATAAGCAACGATCAGTTATGGATGTTAGAATTATTGGTTTGTGCTGCTTACTTGACGTAATAGAGGATGATGGAGTAACAGTTAGAGGACAAAAGCCTTTATTTTGGATTTACTTCCCTGAAACCCGTTATGTTTTTGCGAATTCTGAAGTGTTTAATCGTAATAATGATGCAGAAAGAAGAACTTTTGAAGATATTTTTTGGAAGCGAGATTTTGCAAGCTACGTTCTAAAAGAGTCAAATGTTTATGATAGATATATCAATTCATACAAAACCGGTATGGATGCATTATTGGAAGCAGAGAAGATAAAAGAAAATATTTTCAATTACGAGCATGACATGTGGGAGTATTAA
- a CDS encoding T9SS type A sorting domain-containing protein, with amino-acid sequence MVNTSIDVFIKRSFLFLFLLISWASYAQQSPAIVWEYKEKEGSGEFIKADSQGNIIVVGSTDYISSLGDYSRIRIIKQDKNGNIIWQQIYVDSVTSYPDKAFDIALDTFDNIYIAGRTNFDSSVPPPDFSQSLVLKYDTHGNLLWVRKWGNNLQMGGGINRMKLFENKYVCVVGYMDSWITGYKNSFILQYDSSGVLNWADTTYANYNNFFVDVEQDKLGNSYITGVTACCLPGFDTKVLKYNLSGNIVWSKILTDSIHLYIYPKDAVIDDSANIYVGGEIKKTSGPNDYDFYLIKIDSSGNQKWFESYANTNTADWENLNGLILDYDNDCYLFGYISIGGGGQGVPVINKFKKDGSFDWSWKYDSTNGGGGGIFYDALLVQDSSLIFGGSCKSINLSQAGAFAVSFNISGIKKWIYESSNKCNFKSIEKFDTSLYATGWDYASPPTFNFDSLYICKLKFDTLNSIEKIEVESYSIIYPNPFANELNLEVSIKKDISHVSILNVFGEKILEKSSEPFRKIETNLLRNGVYIVEIIFSDNTKQLVKAFKN; translated from the coding sequence ATGGTTAATACATCGATTGATGTTTTTATAAAAAGGAGTTTTTTGTTTTTGTTTTTGCTTATCTCTTGGGCATCTTATGCGCAACAATCACCTGCAATTGTTTGGGAGTATAAAGAAAAGGAAGGAAGCGGTGAGTTTATTAAAGCCGATAGCCAGGGAAATATAATTGTGGTTGGCTCTACAGATTATATATCTAGCCTGGGAGACTATTCCCGGATAAGAATTATCAAGCAAGATAAAAATGGGAATATCATCTGGCAACAAATTTATGTGGATTCAGTTACTTCCTACCCTGATAAAGCATTTGATATTGCCTTGGATACCTTTGATAATATTTATATTGCCGGACGGACTAATTTTGACAGCAGTGTACCACCCCCGGATTTTAGCCAATCCCTTGTTCTTAAGTATGATACTCATGGGAATTTATTGTGGGTAAGGAAATGGGGAAATAATCTTCAAATGGGTGGCGGAATTAATAGAATGAAGCTTTTTGAAAATAAGTATGTATGTGTTGTGGGTTATATGGATTCGTGGATAACTGGTTATAAGAATAGTTTTATCCTTCAATACGACAGCAGCGGTGTGCTTAATTGGGCGGATACAACATATGCAAATTATAATAATTTTTTTGTTGATGTTGAACAAGATAAATTGGGTAATTCATATATAACTGGTGTTACAGCGTGTTGCTTACCTGGCTTTGATACTAAAGTTTTGAAGTATAATTTAAGTGGAAATATAGTCTGGTCAAAAATTCTCACTGATTCTATTCATCTCTATATTTATCCTAAAGATGCTGTAATTGATGATTCTGCCAATATTTATGTTGGCGGTGAAATTAAAAAAACTTCCGGGCCTAATGATTACGATTTTTATTTGATAAAAATTGATAGTAGCGGTAACCAAAAGTGGTTCGAGTCATATGCAAATACTAATACGGCAGATTGGGAAAACTTAAATGGTTTAATACTAGATTATGACAATGACTGTTACTTATTTGGCTATATTTCAATTGGTGGCGGAGGTCAGGGAGTTCCTGTAATAAATAAATTTAAAAAGGATGGAAGTTTTGATTGGAGTTGGAAATATGATTCTACAAATGGTGGTGGTGGAGGAATTTTTTATGATGCACTATTAGTTCAAGATAGCTCTCTTATTTTTGGGGGAAGCTGCAAGTCAATTAATTTATCTCAAGCTGGAGCCTTTGCGGTATCTTTTAATATCAGTGGGATTAAAAAGTGGATTTATGAAAGTTCTAACAAATGTAATTTTAAATCCATAGAGAAGTTTGATACTTCACTTTATGCAACAGGTTGGGATTATGCTTCACCTCCAACTTTTAATTTCGATTCATTATATATCTGTAAATTAAAATTCGATACCTTAAACTCAATTGAAAAAATAGAGGTTGAATCTTATAGTATTATCTATCCCAATCCATTTGCTAATGAATTAAATCTTGAAGTGTCTATTAAAAAAGATATATCTCATGTTAGTATATTAAACGTGTTTGGAGAAAAGATTCTTGAAAAGAGCAGTGAACCCTTTCGCAAGATAGAGACGAACCTTTTACGAAATGGTGTCTATATCGTTGAAATAATATTTTCTGATAACACTAAACAATTAGTCAAAGCCTTTAAAAATTAA
- a CDS encoding SDR family oxidoreductase yields the protein MNIVITGASNGIGYFVAKKFATDASNKIIAIARDAEKLNKLKSEINAEYKCDTLIPLAMDLTDPRSMAGIQEQVGLHMSELDVLICNAGSIINKPFDTISPEELKQVYEVNVFAPYLLIQALLPSLRKSEHAQVILIGSMGGMNGTVKFPGLSAYSSSKGALSILAECLAEELKKDKIRVNCLALGSVNTNMLKKAFPEYVAPHEPAEMADFITEFALKSSHFFNGKTIPVSSATP from the coding sequence ATGAATATTGTTATCACAGGAGCATCGAATGGAATAGGGTATTTTGTTGCAAAGAAATTTGCTACTGATGCTTCTAATAAAATAATAGCAATCGCGAGGGATGCTGAAAAGTTGAATAAATTGAAATCCGAAATAAATGCCGAGTATAAGTGTGATACATTAATCCCCTTAGCCATGGATTTAACGGATCCCAGAAGCATGGCAGGAATTCAGGAACAAGTCGGTCTACATATGTCTGAATTGGATGTCTTAATTTGTAATGCCGGAAGCATCATCAATAAACCCTTTGATACCATTTCACCGGAGGAATTAAAACAGGTTTATGAAGTGAATGTATTTGCGCCCTATTTGTTAATACAAGCGTTGTTGCCATCATTGAGAAAGAGTGAGCATGCGCAAGTAATACTAATTGGGAGCATGGGCGGAATGAATGGTACGGTGAAGTTTCCCGGGTTAAGTGCTTATAGTTCATCAAAGGGAGCTTTATCGATTTTAGCCGAATGCTTGGCTGAAGAATTAAAGAAGGATAAAATACGTGTAAATTGTTTAGCATTGGGATCAGTGAACACCAACATGCTTAAAAAGGCGTTCCCGGAATATGTAGCACCACATGAACCCGCTGAAATGGCTGATTTTATTACAGAATTTGCATTAAAGAGCTCCCATTTTTTTAATGGAAAAACAATTCCTGTTTCGAGCGCAACCCCATAA
- the carA gene encoding glutamine-hydrolyzing carbamoyl-phosphate synthase small subunit: MKLSEKQKALLVLQDGTVYSGVAIGKIGTAFGEICFNTGMTGYQEIFTDPSYYGQLMLMANVHVGNYGTHASEIESSKIQISGLICKSFSEMYSRKAGEGSLQDFLSNQNCVGISELDTRALVQHIRDKGAMNAIISSEELDIEKLKLRLKTVPSMEGLELASKVSTQKPYNLGNADADLRVAVLDFGVKRNILQCMVERGCYVKVFPYNTTFEQISSESFTGYFLSNGPGDPSAMGYTHETIKSILNSDKPVFGICLGHQLLAEVLGVRTYKMHNGHRGINHPVKNLVSGKCEVTSQNHGFAVNAEDVKKHKDLEITHINLNDDTLEGMRMKTKKVFSVQYHPEASPGPHDSRYLFDEFIENMRVSISEKKPMVV, encoded by the coding sequence ATGAAGCTAAGTGAGAAGCAAAAAGCGTTGTTGGTATTACAAGATGGCACTGTTTATAGTGGCGTAGCAATTGGAAAAATTGGTACTGCCTTTGGAGAAATTTGTTTCAATACCGGGATGACCGGATATCAAGAAATTTTTACTGATCCTTCCTATTATGGCCAACTGATGTTGATGGCCAATGTACATGTTGGAAATTATGGCACGCACGCTTCAGAAATTGAATCGAGTAAGATTCAAATTTCGGGCTTGATTTGCAAAAGCTTCAGTGAAATGTATTCGCGCAAAGCAGGAGAAGGAAGTTTGCAAGATTTCTTAAGCAATCAAAATTGTGTTGGGATTTCGGAACTTGATACGCGTGCTTTGGTGCAACATATTAGAGATAAAGGTGCGATGAATGCTATCATTTCTTCGGAAGAATTGGATATCGAAAAATTGAAACTGAGATTAAAAACCGTTCCGAGTATGGAAGGTTTAGAACTGGCCTCTAAAGTATCTACCCAAAAACCATATAACCTTGGTAATGCAGATGCTGATTTGCGAGTTGCAGTATTGGATTTCGGGGTTAAAAGAAACATTTTACAGTGTATGGTTGAGCGTGGATGTTATGTAAAGGTGTTTCCTTACAATACTACTTTCGAACAAATAAGTTCGGAATCATTTACTGGTTATTTTTTATCGAATGGTCCAGGTGATCCTTCTGCCATGGGATATACTCATGAAACCATAAAATCAATTCTAAATTCAGATAAACCTGTTTTTGGAATTTGCTTGGGTCATCAATTACTTGCTGAAGTGCTGGGAGTAAGAACATACAAAATGCACAATGGTCATCGCGGAATAAATCATCCGGTAAAAAATTTAGTTAGCGGAAAGTGTGAAGTAACCTCACAAAATCATGGATTTGCGGTGAATGCAGAGGATGTAAAAAAGCATAAGGATTTAGAAATAACCCATATCAATCTCAATGACGATACTTTAGAAGGCATGCGTATGAAGACTAAAAAAGTTTTTAGCGTGCAGTATCACCCCGAAGCATCACCCGGTCCGCACGATTCGCGTTATTTATTTGATGAATTTATTGAAAACATGCGCGTTTCGATAAGCGAGAAAAAGCCGATGGTTGTTTGA